Within the Verrucomicrobiota bacterium genome, the region TGTCGCGCGAGCCGGAAAAGGTGCGCGAGCTTTACGGCATGACGGACTTCGGCCAGCGATTGCTGCTCGCGCGACGGCTCGTCGAAGTGGGCGTGTCGTGGGTCACCGCCTACAACGGCGGCTGGGATCATCACGAGGGCATTTTCAAGACGCTCAAGGACTCCGCGATGCCGAAGCTCGACCAGGGGCTCGCCGGGCTCATCACCGACCTCGACCAGCGCGGCTTGCTCGACTCGACGCTCGTGCTGTGCCTCGGCGAATTCGGCCGCACGCCGAAAGTCAACGAGCGCGGCGGACGCGACCACTGGCCGCACGCGATGTCGATCTTCATGGCGGGCGCGGGCTGTCCGCGCGGCGCGGTCATCGGCGCGACGGATTGGAAGGGCGCGTATGCCAACGAGAACGTGCACTCGCCCGAGGACTTCGCGTGCTCCATCTACACCAAGCTCGGCATCGACCCGCATCAGGTGCTCCACACCAACACCGGGCGGCCGGTGGCCCTCGTCAACGGCGGCGAACCCATCAGGGAACTCTTCGCGTAGCAGCGGGCGGTGAGGACGCTTGCTTGTCCCATGAAACGCCCTTTCCACGCTTGGTCGGGCATTTCCAAGTCAGCCCGCGGCGCAGGTGGGAAAGCCGGAGAGGGCGAAAGTGAGGTGATCGCAGCGCATCCTCCCTCCCTCCCTCCCGCGCGCTCACGGACGCTTCTGCTCGCTTCTCTCGCCTGCCTGCTCCCGGCCGGTGCTTCCGCCGCCATTCCGGCGCTCGAGAATGTCTTCCCGCCCGGCGGCCAAGCCGGCTCCGCGTTCACCGTGACCGCCACGGGCCGCTTCGATCCGTGGCCGGTCAAGATTTGGATCGATTGCCCCGGCGTGGAGTTCATGGCCACGACCAACGCCGGCCAATTCGCCGTGACCATCGCGAAGGACGCGCCCATCGGTCCGCACTTCGTCCGCGCCCACAATGCCGACGGTGTGTCCGAGCCGCGGCCGTTCGTGATCGGCCGATATGCCGAGGTGGCGGACAAGGAACCAAACGACCATTTCAAACAGGCACAACCGCTCGCGGCGCTGCCCGCCGTGGTGAATGGCAAGCTCGAGAAACGCGGCGACGTGGACACGTTCGCCGTGCGCGCCGAGGCCGGACGCTGGCTCGTCGCGCGGCTCGACGGCTACGCGCTCGGTTCGCCGATGGATCCGTTCCTGCACTTGCTCGACGAGCGCGGCGCGAAGCTCGCCTACAGCGCCGACTCGCATAATCTCGACCCGGTCCTCGCGTTCCGTATCGAGCGACCGGGCACGTATCACCTGCAAGTTTCGGCATTCGTGTATCCGCCCGCGGCGGACGTGCAACTCGCCGGGAGCGCCTCGTGCGTGTATCGCCTCACGATCTCGGACGCGCCGATGGCGTTTGGATCGCTCCCCGCCGGGGCGCAGCGCGGCCGCAAATCCACCGTGCAGCTCCTCGGCTGGAATCTTGCCGCCGCCTCGGCCGCGCGGGACGTTGACGCCACCGGCGCGCCGCCGCTGGCCGACGCCACGCGGCTTCAGCCCGACTGTGCGGAGCGTTCACTGCCCGTGCTGCTCGGCGACTTCCCCGAACTCGTCGAGTCCGAACCGAACAACACCGCAACCAACGCGCAGACCGTGGAAGTGCCGTGCTTTGTCAGCGGACGCATCGAACGCCCCGGCGACGAGGACCGTTTTGCCTTCAGCGCCAAGAAAGGCGATCGATTCAACTTCCGCGTAAACGGCGACGCGCTCGGCTCGCAGCTCGATGCTTGGGTGCGCGTCGAGGATGCCGCCGGCAAGCAGCTCGCCTTCGCCGACGACGCCACCACCAGCGTGCACGACCCGGTGCTCGCATGGACCGCGCCCGCCGACGGCCGGTATGTCGTCGCCATCGGCGATCTCTTCCGAAAGGGTGCGCCGGAATTCCGCTACCGGCTCAGCCTCACGCCGCCGCGCGCGGACTTCCGAGTCACCGCCGACGCCCACAGCTACGGCGTGGGCCGCGGGCTCACGAACACGATCAAGCTCACCGTCACGCAGCTCGAGGGTGGCTTCACAAATCTCGTCGCCAGCGTCGCCGGATTGCCCGCGGGCGTGACCGTCGCGCCCGTGGACGTGCCCGCGAAGGGCGGCGAAGTGAAGCTGGTTCTTGCCGCGGGCGAAATGGCGACGCTCGGCGGCGTGCCCATCCAGGCGCTCGTCACCGTGCGCGACTCGGTTCCCCCCCGGGCACGCGCAGCGACCTTCAACCTCAAGACCGGGCCGATTCCCGGCGACTTGTTGCTGAACCAGATCGATCAGTTCTGGCTCACGGTCACACCAGGCACACCACCGCCCGCTCCGCCCGCGAAGAAGAAGCGGTGAGCGCCCCGGGCCATTTCTTCGTGTCCATCGCGGGCCGTTCGTGGTTTCTTCTCCGCCATGCCTGAAGCGCCTTTGCTCCAGCTCACCGGCGTCTCCAAACACTACGCCTCCACCGACGGCGGCGAACCCGTGCGCGTGTTGAGCGACCTGACGCTCGCGCTCGGACGCGGCGCCTCGCTCGCCATCGTCGGGCCGAGCGGCTGCGGCAAGAGCACGTTGCTCAACATCATCGGCACGCTCGACCGGCCCAGCAGCGGCGAAGTCCTGCTCGACGGACAAAACCTCGCCGCGCTCGACGAACGCCAGCTCGCCGCCGTCCGCAACGGGCAGATTGGCTTCATCTTTCAAGCGCACCACCTCCTGCCGCAATGCACCGTGCTGGAAAACGTGCTCGTGCCCACGCTCGCGCGTGGCGACACCGCGAGCCGCGACGCTGCGTTGGCTCGCGCGAAAAAACTCCTCGACCGCGTCAATCTTGGCTCGCGCCTCTCGCACCGCCCAGGCCAGCTCTCCGGCGGCGAACGCCAGCGCGTGGCCGTCGTGCGCGCGCTCATCAACCAGCCCAAGCTTCTCCTCGCCGACGAACCCACCGGCGCGCTCGACCGCGCCGCCGCCGACTCGCTCGCCGCGCTCCTCCTCGACCTCAACCGCGAGCAAGCCACCGCGCTCATCGTCGTCACCCACGCCCCCGACCTCGCGCGCAAGATGGGCCGCGTGCTGGAACTGCGGGACGGTCAACTCATCGCCGCCTGAGATGAACCACGAAGCCACGAAGAACACGAAGGGCAGGCTCGTCCCGTCCGCCTCCTTTGCGTCCTTTGTGTCTTGGTGGTTCAACGCTGCATGACCCTCCGCACGCTCATCCTCCGCAGCCTGCGCTTTCATGCGCGTTCGCACCTCGGCGTGCTGCTGGGCTCGACCATCGGCAGCGCGGTGCTCATCGGGGCGCTGCTGGTG harbors:
- a CDS encoding ABC transporter ATP-binding protein, encoding MPEAPLLQLTGVSKHYASTDGGEPVRVLSDLTLALGRGASLAIVGPSGCGKSTLLNIIGTLDRPSSGEVLLDGQNLAALDERQLAAVRNGQIGFIFQAHHLLPQCTVLENVLVPTLARGDTASRDAALARAKKLLDRVNLGSRLSHRPGQLSGGERQRVAVVRALINQPKLLLADEPTGALDRAAADSLAALLLDLNREQATALIVVTHAPDLARKMGRVLELRDGQLIAA